A portion of the Anabas testudineus chromosome 22, fAnaTes1.2, whole genome shotgun sequence genome contains these proteins:
- the vgll2b gene encoding transcription cofactor vestigial-like protein 2b, whose protein sequence is MSCLDVMYPAYGHYAPYAPTAPAFINSLQAPTGLSSTSPHCRDFMDTPRGPEGMSGGPGTGGSTSSSSSSSSSSSSYTPAASRPEEGPKEKQEAPEAEYLTSRCVLFTYYQGDISSVVDEHFSRALSSYMDREGKRRAPDQQGTDTPSPSSRRSFPPSFWDSNYSSPQSRSHCETGTPSYSMDPYASGLHPGLPHPHAHPHPHTHPHSHPHPSESWGYPQAPAYGPPRPLHELYSPSALEPHYGPLLMPSVRPPHLPTLPSHYDVSKLEPTASWPSLLPPGDVSQTLALNMDAGLQQHKKGKELYWF, encoded by the exons ATGAGCTGTTTGGATGTTATGTACCCAGCCTATGGACATTACGCACCGTACGCACCGACTGCTCCTGCTTTTATCAATAGCTTACAG GCTCCCACAGGACTAAGCAGCACTTCTCCTCACTGTCGGGATTTTATGGACACTCCCAGGGGTCCTGAGGGGATGTCTGGGGGCCCAGGCACTGGAGGATCaacttcctcctcatcttcatccagttcttcctcttcctcctacACGCCTGCAGCTTCGAGACCAGAGGAGGGCCCCAAGGAGAAGCAGGAGGCCCCTGAGGCAGAGTACCTAACTTCACGCTGTGTCCTCTTCACCTACTACCAAGGAGACATCAGCAGTGTGGTGGATGAACACTTCTCTAGGGCCCTAAGCTCCTACATGGACAGAGAGGGCAAACGGCGGGCGCCAGACCAACAGGGCACAG ATACTCCTTCGCCTAGCAGCCGACGAAGCTTCCCCCCATCGTTCTGGGACAGTAACTACTCCTCACCTCAAAGCCGTTCCCACTGTGAGACCGGAACACCCTCCTATTCCATGGACCCATACGCTTCAGGGCTACACCCAGGTCTGCCTCATCCACATGCTCATCCTCACCCACACACTCATCCTCACTCCCACCCTCATCCTTCAGAGAGTTGGGGATACCCCCAGGCACCAGCCTATGGGCCCCCGAGGCCTCTGCACGAACTATATTCACCCTCAGCATTGGAGCCTCACTACGGGCCTCTGCTGATGCCCTCGGTGAGGCCACCTCATCTCCCTACCTTGCCAAGCCACTATGATGTGAGCAAGCTGGAGCCCACTGCCTCATGGCCCAGCCTGCTGCCCCCAGGAGACGTCAGCCAGACACTGGCCCTCAACATGGATGCAG gcCTCCAGCAGCACAAGAAAGGCAAGGAGCTATACTGGTTCTAA